Part of the Betta splendens chromosome 17, fBetSpl5.4, whole genome shotgun sequence genome, ggtaaaaggaaaaaaaaaaaaaaaaaaaaaaaaaaaacatggccaCTGGTTTTGTAAGCTTAAATCCAGGATGAACTCATTCTCAAAGAGAATGAAGCTGACCTCATAACAGCATTGATGTTGTACCTGGCACATGGTCAGAACATGAGCTCAGCATGTATTTAACAGCTCATATCTTTCAGCCTACAGGATTTAAATTCTTTATATTAACCTGATGAATTGTGAACACCTGAAATCCATTTAAGGATAGAAGttgcaaatacaaaaaaaggacAGTTTAGCCTTGCTTTATACTTTAGAAAAATGAATACAAACTGAGATGACAACTTTATAAACTATTTTACCTTCTGAGTTTTTTGCAGTTTGGATTCGTAGAGCGCGCCAAGTAATAGATGTAAGAAAACGAACAACTCTCAAACTCCCCCGTCTCTTCTCTCCCACCCCCATGTAATATAAAACCTAGAGATCAGTAAAATCCAAATTCAAAACATGTGTCCACAGGACATCAAATGCTGACATATGCAATAtgcacacaccaacacagaacaaaacattttataattCTGGTACAAAGGataaaaagaggaaagaaagaaaaatcctggtgttttggtttgtgtggGATGTGTCCAACAGTTTAGTACTGAGAAACAACTGAATGGTTTCTTCTTGGAGGTCTGTGAGAGCAACGCATGTGTCCATACAGACCTGTTGTACGTCTGACGCAAGCGCATAACAATTGCATGTGGCAGAGGGGTTTGGGTGTGATCACGGGCCATGGCATGTGACAAGACTACAGCAGTGTGGAAAACAGGCAGGGACAATCAGTCATTTTGGCTATGTACACATTCGTAGTCGGTCCATGGCTCCCCTAGACACGTGTCATTTCCTCAGGTCCAATACGCATACCTGAGAAATGAGAGCAAAAATTACTACATCGTCTCTGCAACAAGATTGTTAAAAATATAACTGAAATATTCTTAAAATTAATCATTTCTTGGCAAGAAGAACATCTTTTTGTGCCTGTTGACATGGGTCAAACTGTTTTAGCATTTAGGCAGCAAAACTTACCGATCCATCAGACGCACTGGCTCCTACTTTGTCCCCTGTTGCATTCCAGCACACCTCAAATATCCCTCCTGTCCCCCTGTAGCTGTGGACTAAAGCACCCGtctaaacagacaaaaaaaaaaacatcaagatTCTCATGCATTTAGCCACAATTGTTATACTTCATTGTTTATATTAAACtagatatttttattgttaagcCTGTGTATGTTTTAAGGAGGAGTGGTGTTATAATTTTAAATTGTTATTATCCCAGACCTGAGTGTTCCAGATGTGAACACACTTGTCGAAGGAACCGCTGGCAAGGTGCCTTCCATCTGGACTGAAGGCCACACTGTAGACGGGCTCCTGGTGGCGAGTtagtgtgtgtatacacactcCACGGTCCACATCCCACAGACGCACCGTTGAGTCAAATGATGCActggagagaggaaatgagagtCAAAGAGATATTAGTTACAAACAGCATGAAAATGAAGTTATGTAGCATTCATATAAAATACAGAACACATCAGCTACcgaatcagtttttttttccaaaacgAGAATATGTTGAGTGTGTGGTTTTAGGTATGCATTTTAATCTCACCTGGCCAGCATGAGGTTGGCACTGGGGTTGTTGGTCCCGGGGCCTGTTGGGCTCCATTTGATTGTGTAGATTTCTTTACTGTGGGCCTGGAGGTCGTGGACACACGAGTCCTGCTTCATACTCCAGATCTAAACCAGAAGGTGGCGATATAATAAAGCAGCAGTTAAGACCAACTCTTTATTATGTCACTGTCATTAGTATTTTATCTGATGACATTTTAGCCATAATCACATCATCTGTATGCCGTGTAGACTGACCTTCAGTGTCATGTCATCAGAGCACGAGGCCAGCAGGCTACCAGTCGGATCCCACTTGATGGCATTCACCTCATTCTACATTAAATGAGATtaagaataaattaaaaaaaaaaggtaaaaaatgaaaatgttataATTACAGGATTTTCTAATTAGGTATGCACACCTGtataccatcatcatcattattattaatatattataatattattatattataaataaataagtagtcTCTTTCATATTTTCAGTTTTAGGTGTGTATATGGCTTTTCATTTCCCAGCACGGGAGGTCCATGTCCTACCGTGTGTCCCTGGAAGGTCTTGACAGGTCTGTCCTGACCGAGCTTGCACACGTGAATGCacatgtctgtgctgcaggaggcaaACGTGTTGTTGCTCTGCCAATCTACGTCTAGAGCAGGTGCTGttgagaggcagagacagaggttagagctgctgcagcagtggggAACAGTGAGACAGAGCACAACATAAATGCGATGGGTCGATGAATGTCACACAATGGACAATTGTTGTCATATGGAAgtagtgaaaaaaataaaacctggcgtaataaaatgtgttaaatTGAACATGCATTAGTGAGTAAAAATGCTGGGCATTATAAAACTAAATTCATTATCACAGAATCATCTAAATAAACTTACTGCTCCAATTGACTCACCTGAGTGGAAAGGAAACTGTTGCTTTGCCTCGCCTGTGTGTGCATCCCAAATAATTGTTGTCTGTGTAAAGTGGGAGattttttattacttattagtcaaaaaaacattttaatcagaTTTTTTATCTTTCCCTTACACTTCTCTAGCCTAAACAATGTATATTAACCTAATAAATCAACATAGATTTTTCACAAACCAATTTAGATTGTGACACATCAGCACATCAAAATTAATAGGTTTGTTGAAAGCAACACTtgtttaatgttattattatcatcaaaAACACCAGATGGCAATGTTGAACCATGTCTGGTCATTTTTGGAAAGACACCAACTTCAGTCTTTTACTTTCTAAAAATGTgagcaaaaaacagaaaaataccaTTAAATACTATAATAAAGTTTATTAAACGTGTGGGTGACATTCTGGTACCTTTCGACAGCTTCTGTATATTCTTAAAAGAAGGCCTTCAATAGACACTCATCCAACACATCCATAATGTATCTTACACATGGTCActaacagtttaaaaaaaaagttgagttTTATGGTCATTTACACTGACTGCATCTCATGTGATAACTCTCAGCCACCTGCTGGTAAGCTTTATGCTGCTAGACAAAATGCTTATAGGCTGGCAGATAGTCGAGCCAATTTGGTAGTGCTGTCGCACTGCAGAATAGTGTAGCAACTTGACAGAGCTATTCAACTCTAAGGCTGATGTACCTTACCTTGTCTACACCAGCACTGAGAATGAAGTTGCCTTTCTTATTCCACTTAAGTGCAAATATAGGACCTTTATGTTGACCCAGCGTACTGGCCAGGTTacctaaaatataaaaaggaaaacccATTAAAAGAATGATCCGTTTATTATGTTTGCACATTAGATTTTATTATAGCAGAAGCTGAGACTCACCATCTTTTGTCCATATTCTAGCAAAGCCATCATATGAGCCTGTTGCTAGCAACGTTCCTTCactctgaaataaaaaaaaaaggagtatTCTCATTAATTTAGTCAGCAGCCTGAATATTTTCAGCCTCATTTGCATATCTCCTTTGATGTGCTCTACACAGGGAAAAACAActttgcagcagagcaggatttaaaaaaaaaaaaaaaaagaaaaaaaaaacacccttttACCTAGTGATTGGGAGAAATGCCCTTAGCAGAAAGGCTAAGACAGAGTCTTGTTCTCTcactagcacacacacactcacattccaGTCCAGTGAGGTGACGTCTTTGTTGCTGGGTACGTCCTGGCCCCCTTCCCGTATGCAGTGCCTCAGTACCAGCTGCGTGGACCCGCCTGTACTGTTCTCACTCAGGTTCCAGATCCGTGCAGTTGAATCCCCTGAGCTGCCAGagacagtacacacacaaattacACACCAGATCAGAGTTTTGACTCTTACAAATCATTACTGAAAAGGAGACTGTTGTCAGCTATTGGTTTTGCTACAGACAGCATGTCTGTGTCTTCAGCCATTGATGAGAGGTGAGATCAGTAAAAAGCAGTAACACGtttgtcaagaaaaaaaaatatatatagattaTTAAAATGCATAAGGTACAGTGtgcaatttaaataaatgcaagcacaccacaaataaataaattcactcCGCTCTGACTAACCCTTATTTTTGAGCTTCACCATGTGCTGCAGCCCTTCAGGTATTTGTCATCAAACTACAGTTGCTGTCACTCTCTAAACATGGGGTGTCACAGTCTTAGAAAGTCTTGCAGCATGTGCTCCTTCTGCACCAGTGGCACAGCTGCATCCTCAATAATATAGTTGCACTCCAGACCCTGCAGTCTATTAAAAGTTCCAGCAGCACAAAACCTTCATAATGAAATAGTTTTCAGTTTTCTGGCAGTGACAAACTTTTGGGTTAACTACCGCTGCCTCTGATTCTAGcctccaacccccccaccccacatcACCTTGTTGCACTCGTAAAGGCAGAGGGGTGAATTAGCATTGTGTCTGATGGCCTCCAACAATATGAACTCCTGAGCCAcctcacaaacagcacagctaGGTTGTGTATTGGAACAATGAAACTGCCAAGAATGACCAGTGTGAAACCACAACATGAACATGATGCTTATTTAAATAATAGTGCCTTTGGTCACAGACTGCCACACACCAACTCAAATATATGATCACAAATGGCAGAGACACACAGTAGGTCAGCAGTTGCTTAATTAGTGAACCCGGGCCTTTGTAATCCAATAACTGTGAGAACAGTTGTGCCACATTTTATGGTCTCCTCATAAAAGTTGGTGCTTTTAGAATTTTAAGCATGCCAAGAGAGAGAACAACAAACAGTATCATAACACTGTCTGCAATAATCACTTTGGGGTCATACCAATGATGTCTGAAAATCTGAAAATTAATTGGAGGCctttgtaaatgtttaattatataaaaaaagaataatcataaaaaaataaaaacctgtagttaagaatataaataaataaaaattgcaaaacttttttttcctccagttaTTTTGTTAGCcatttgaattgaatttgacATTACCAAAGGAAAAGTTGAGTCATGTTTTCTGTC contains:
- the tbl1xr1b gene encoding F-box-like/WD repeat-containing protein TBL1XR1b isoform X1; protein product: MSISSDEVNFLVYRYLQESGFSHSAFTFGIESHISQSNINGALVPPAALISIIQKGLQYVEAEVSINEDGTLFDGRPIESLSLIDAVMPDVVQTRQQAYRDKLAQQQAAASSGTGPQGSTKNGEGSANGEENGSHTLANHHTDVMEVDRDVEIPQSKAMVLRGHESEVFICAWNPVNDLLASGSGDSTARIWNLSENSTGGSTQLVLRHCIREGGQDVPSNKDVTSLDWNSEGTLLATGSYDGFARIWTKDGNLASTLGQHKGPIFALKWNKKGNFILSAGVDKTTIIWDAHTGEAKQQFPFHSAPALDVDWQSNNTFASCSTDMCIHVCKLGQDRPVKTFQGHTNEVNAIKWDPTGSLLASCSDDMTLKIWSMKQDSCVHDLQAHSKEIYTIKWSPTGPGTNNPSANLMLASASFDSTVRLWDVDRGVCIHTLTRHQEPVYSVAFSPDGRHLASGSFDKCVHIWNTQTGALVHSYRGTGGIFEVCWNATGDKVGASASDGSVCVLDLRK
- the tbl1xr1b gene encoding F-box-like/WD repeat-containing protein TBL1XR1b isoform X2, with the protein product MSISSDEVNFLVYRYLQESGFSHSAFTFGIESHISQSNINGALVPPAALISIIQKGLQYVEAEVSINEDGTLFDGRPIESLSLIDAVMPDVVQTRQQAYRDKLAQQQAAASSGTGPQGSTKNGEGSANGEENGSHTLANHHTDVMEVDRDVEIPQSKAMVLRGHESEVFICAWNPVNDLLASGSGDSTARIWNLSENSTGGSTQLVLRHCIREGGQDVPSNKDVTSLDWNSEGTLLATGSYDGFARIWTKDGNLASTLGQHKGPIFALKWNKKGNFILSAGVDKTTIIWDAHTGEAKQQFPFHSAPALDVDWQSNNTFASCSTDMCIHVCKLGQDRPVKTFQGHTNEVNAIKWDPTGSLLASCSDDMTLKIWSMKQDSCVHDLQAHSKEIYTIKWSPTGPGTNNPSANLMLAR